One window from the genome of Dasypus novemcinctus isolate mDasNov1 chromosome 26, mDasNov1.1.hap2, whole genome shotgun sequence encodes:
- the MOBP gene encoding myelin-associated oligodendrocyte basic protein, with translation MSQKAVKEGPRLSKNQRFSEHFSIRCCPPFTFLNSKRELVDRKYSLCRSGCFYQRQEEDWVCCACQKTRTSRRAASPPRPRLQPAAPPAAARAAAKPRSPPRSERQPRPRPEARPPPAKPRAPPKPKPKPRSPLRGAGAGRGAPPARALRFW, from the exons ATGAGCCAGAAGGCGGTCAAGGAGGGCCCCCGGCTCTCCAAGAACCAGCGGTTCTCCGAGCACTTCAGCATCCGCTGCTGCCCGCCCTTCACCTTCCTCAACTCCAAGCGCGAGCTCGTGGACCGGAAGTACAGCCTGTGCCGCAGCGGCTGCTTCTACCAGCGGCAGGAGGAGGACTGGGTCTGCTGCGCCTGCCAGAAGACCAG AACCAGCCGCCGCGCAGCGTCCCCCCCGAGGCCCAGGCTCCAGCCAGCGGCGCCCCCCGCGGCGGCCAGAGCAGCGGCCAAGCCACGGTCCCCTCCGAGGTCCGAGCGCCAGCCACGCCCCCGCCCGGAGGCCCGCCCGCCGCCAGCCAAGCCGCGCGCCCCTCCGAAGCCCAAGCCCAAGCCGCGCAGCCCCCTCCGAGGCGCCGGCGCCGGCCGCGGCGCGCCCCCCGCCAGGGCGCTTCGCTTCTGGTAg